The genomic interval GTGAGAagaaggggagaaaaataaaaaatttcgtttctcagccctgttgttAGCCCTAATCTGTAGCTACATGTTATTGTATAAACTAGGGACCGTTCAACAAGCCTGTATTTGAATACCAGAATCACAATTCAGTTATTCAACACGcgcaatagaggtcttcaacctgacCCGAGCCCAGCAGGACCGGACAATCGTTGGGTTTCGGGACAGTTTTTCATGTATAGTGCAAGTTAGGAGCTGTTCACACGTGGTTTTGCATGCGTCTGctgtgtttttctatgtaaacgtgcttgACGTACATCTTTGACCTTTGTGGTGCATCacacagttttttgtttattttttcctttttttagacACCTTGTcatattaaagctgcactacgtcaGATTTATTTGGTTACGATTAACAAAAGTTAATTATTAcagatttcatagcacagtaatgtgcatattaatttgtttagcatgtaaccATCTCTCTATGAGAACTAAACTTCCAAAGAAACGATTAAacgtttattattgtaattgttatattgcacgtttctgcttatttttttcatgttcaataaagtatatttcatccccataattattgaatcctcattttgtgtttttagattaCAGTATAATTGTTTGCAGTGCAAAGGCCTACTATTGTAATATTACAGTTAACTTGCATTGTacactgaggctgtagattgtaatataaatataaatgtaagtgtatTGTCTTAAATTGAacccatatcagccatatcacaagtttaacctcttaaaattGATACATGTAGCACAATGCATACATTAATGTGTTATGtttagtggataaaacacttgaatagtgatattaaattatgtaattagGAGTGTTGTTTATCCCGAGTTAGTCAGTGCTGCAGTTCTCTATAGTCAGTGATGGAGTGGCTTGTGTTTGGCTCTGGCCCTGCATTCAACAGTGCCATAAAACGTGGTGTAGCCCTGGCGGAAAAACCCAGAATGATTCATTGCTTTTGCAGTCCGATAAATGACTGCCTCATCCGTCAAGAGAGTGACAAGGCTACCACTTCAAGTTCACCAGCCATTTTTGCTGATATTGACATATATTAGGACCCTCTGAGTCAAGACATGGTGTGATGTGCTTTACTACATCTTAACCCATTTTGAACAGATTTGAGCAAATTCTTAGATCATTAATATGCGTGCagcttttatttttgcataaaatgagagactacatggaaacttgtactttaaaaaatgtatttgccaaACCGTGTGACCATTTAAAATGGACTAGTGACAGAGGCGTCATGCTCACGTGCCCcctcagatttttgagccaagaggattttaaatggattattattttgaacttccaaaaatgtttttgtacattCAGTAATTAAACGATTATTGCATGTTATTGCATTCACATGGCTAAATTCTTCTTGTTCTAGTCCAATCGAGTCACATATGTTCCGCTATATGCGGCATCCTGTGGCTGCTTCGGAGATCGCGCCCAGGGGGAAGGTTGAGCACCAAGGGAAAGTGTGGTGTTATgctaggaaaaaataaaatgaattaattgcATCAACCTCAGTGCAGTTAATGTTTGTCATATATGATCTTTGTGGAATAGTCAATCAGTTTTTTATAGTCTAACATAGATTATGTTGCTGTTTATGCGCaaatgagaggcgtaaacgtagcgaaattaatgcattttcaaaacaaaaccaaacatattagtgtggatgtggccttattggtagctgaaaatATTCTCTTGAAAATTAGTATCAAagtatttcaaaaacaaaaacgcGAGGAACAGACGATATGCACAACTTGGTGAATGACGGGCATTTGAATTTTACGAAAATCTGCAAAGTTTTGCCGCGATTGCAGATTCCATATGTACCTGCCAATATCTCGCGAGTTCTAGACTGATCTGTGAGTCCGTTTGACCagttcattaaaaagaaccagcttataagagttatttgtttgcGATGTCGTGTTGTATGTTGTTGCATGTAACCAACAAAgacaatgcaatagaaagacgcattgtctatttattgtcttacttttattatttatttttatcttactAGTTTGCATCTTTCTGATCACATGACATTGATCCTGCAATCTCATGGCTCACAAGTTAAAATATGATTTCCTTTGAAATGGTACTGTAGATTTAGCAGCAGCATTTTTCCGCTGTTATATAGCCGTGCAAGTAGCATTGGATCAAACCAGCAATCTTCAAGTTAACCCACGTGCTACCAGCTctgatgtgtttgttcatgtgtgtgtTCACAGTTTCTGTGGGGACTGTCTACAGCCATGTCTCCAGGTGACCTCACCTCTCTGTCCACTCTGCCGCATGCCTTTCGATCCAAAGAAAGTGGACAAATCCTCCAGCGTGGAGAAGCAGCTGTCTTCGTATAAGGCACCCTGCAGAGGGTGCAGCAAAAAAGTGAGTCACAAACAAACTGCTCTGTTACAAAACTAAGTGAGCTGCAGACATAGTATTTTAAGGCATTTTCAAAGGCTGCTCCAAAAGGTAGCAACTTAGTTATGCTGCGTCCTAAGGCAACTCATTTTAGGCTAATTCAAAGGCAGTATCACATGTATCATTCACATAGGAGGCAATACCAGAACGCATGCAAGATAAAGATTTCTCGAGGCCAGGAACTCTCTGGTGATTAGATGCAGCAGTTTTGtagatattttagaaatataaagTCAGCAAAACATGGCCAGGAAAGACCAGACTTGCACTGTATACATTAAGAAATTAAGAAGTTATAGGCCCTTAATTGAGGTGTTAAAACTTCTACTCATATTAAGTTTCTCACTTTACCTTCCCCTGTCTCTATGAAACTCCCAGGTCACCCTGGTCAAAATGAGGTCTCATATCTCATCTTGCACAAAGGTTCAGGAACAGATGGCCAACTGCCCAAAGTTCATGCCTGTGGTCCCCACCTCACAACCCATTCCCAGGTAAACAGATCTCCAGGGGTCTTTTTATGTCCATTGTGTTATTAGCAGACAGAAATTATTCTGTAACCCTCCATGCCTAATCTAGATGTAGTCAATATCTGTTCTTGTGTGTTTGAATTTGAAAGTTGATGTTGGGGAGCAACACTTTTCGATTGTCGGGAGGTTCCCCATGACTACGCTATGGGGAAGGAAgaggttttaaattatatttgtctgaaaatcaattaaataaatagaaaagtaATGCGCATAATGTATGTGAAACACGCAAAGTTCCATAAAGTAATCTGAGTACACCTCATTATTTGTGTCCTAACAAGGTCTATCACGATCAAGTAAAATGCAATTATAGCTTCCTTGTAATTTTTTATGTCCTAACCAGCCTCAACGAGTGGCAAGACATTTTGTCAGCTTCATAGTTTCTATTTCTGTCATATTGCGCTACCGAACTTCCACACAAGGGGCTGTTCACGGCATTAAAAAAGGTAAGAGCAGTGCAAAATGTGGAATCTTTTAAATTGACACGTCGTAAAAACGTGCCATTCCTGTGCAAGATGTTGCAAAAACAGGGAGACGCAGCTAAGGTGTCAAAGTCTAGACTAGAGCATGTTTACATTCAAAAAATCCATTTAAAAACTAGcgcagacacaaaaacacatccgTTAAACCCCGTTTACACTGCAAACAACATTGTCGCTTGGTGTCACTAGACTCTGCGATCTGTGTCGCTGGTgggtgttcctactgctgtcgctttaatgttattggtggactgcacttCTGGCCATAGTAGCTTTGGAAATTCTGATAACAGATTATACTAACTAATATGTCATTATACTTTGACAATGAATGGGATCGTGTCGCTTTGTCGCTCGATGCCGCCAgcggtgtgaacagggctttatAAATGGCCCCTAATGGTGTAGTTACTGCATCTACCAGCAAGGGCTAACTGCCAAAACTAACCAGTCAAACCTTGACCCCCCCTGGGACAAACAAATTACTTGTCAATGGAAACTTGTCGTGACGTGCCTGGCTAGCACACATTGTAACGTGTCACCCCCTAACACTGGTTACCACAGTGTTTCCTTTTCGTACCACCCACATTGAAGTGCAGCCGTTCCCACAAGACTCTACAAGGATGCTGCCGGATGACTCATGCTTCTCTGAAGCGCTCAGCACACTCTGGGACAACAGTCAGAATGAAATCATGGATCCAGGACACATCTCAGACTTCAGCTTTTTTCTCTTTAGATCCGCACACTGGCAGTGTAGGTATACTTAGATCTAGAGATGTCAAACTGATGTCTGACAGTTGAAGACAGACATTGGAAGTTTTACGATAAAAGTCCAATTGGATGTCTGGCGGTTGAGTTATGTGTGTGCATCTCTGTCGGGCCTCACTCCTCCTTTGAAGCACAGGAAGAATGAGGAGAGGATAAGAATTAATTAGCTCATCAAAGCAGAGGATGTTGATGTATTCCCAGTGTGTCACCGACTGCAACCATCTTGCAACACGGCTATTTATCGCAGTCTTTGCGGTAACATGGCACAAAAAGATTGTAAAAACGCTTAATTAATGCAAACCAGTACGCCACTctgaaaatgtttctcatgacacCTTATGTAAATGAGCGCAACaatgcccacccacttttttagTCATCTTTGTtccataagttttttttttcattcatttttttccaaagggatttcttttttcttttttttttatcctcttttctcccaatttggaatgcccaattcccactacttagtgggtcctcgtggtggcacggttactcacctcaatctgggtggtggaggacaagtctcagttgcctccgcttctgatacggcaatccgcgcatcttatcacgtgactcgttgtgcatgacaccacagagactcacagcatgtggaggctcatgctactctctgcgatccacgcacaacttaccacacgccacattgagagcgagaaccactaatcgcgaccacgaggagcttaccccatgtgactctaccctccctagcaaccgggccaaattggttgcttaggagaccgggctggagtcactcagcacaccctggattcgaactcgcgactccaggggtggtagtcagcgtcaatactcactgagcaacccaggcccctcCATAGGGATTTcttaaatccttcataaaagagtttaggccatgaaccaaaccaaccagccccAAAttcaatcacaacattacaaacttagaTTTTTGAAGcaagaaagtatttgaaaatcaaacaaaaaaatgaaaggtACAGAACTATGTACTTTTTAGTATTTTTAGATGGACTTTAGTATtcgaagtcaacatgaaatagcgTTGGCATCCTATTTTACTTATTGTAATTTGACTTTTCGAGTGAGACAGAATATTCaaggagaaaaatctgagttgggacttgattttatgGTGCGGGAGATGATTGGATTTTGAAAAGTGGGAGTGGCTCCAAGTGACTAATCCACCGCAGGTAACCAAACATTTGAGGGGAATAGTAAACATGAGGTACATTTATAGGCTGTGTTTGATGGTCTCCTTCATATTTCCTTGGCATTGATTGAGAATGTGATTTATGgttctttatatatataatttttgactAAATAGAGTATAATGGTAGGGTTCCAGAAATAAAATTCCATTAATTTTCTTCACAGAAAACTAGGgcaaaatttggttgcagatACAAGGATTTCCTCGCATTGTAGTGAAGGGTTGCACAGGGTAAAAGAGCGATCTTGGGATTTGAGAATCAATATCGAAATTGTTCAAATGACGATTGTGATGCACCGGATAATCTATATTTTTAACCACCCCTagtgattcatctcagagctggttggtttggttcatagttAAAAACTCTTTATTGGaggatatatttttaaaaatgtttatgaagTAAATTATCAGGAGAAACATTTGTGGAACCAAGGCTGCTGAAATTTTGGGTGGTCAAGAACTAATGCTAACAGAACGCACTTGGATCAATTTATGTAGACTTGAAAGTTGTGCATATAAAGATTTACGCCCTCCGGTTGCATGTATGCATTATTCATGAGAGCACTGATTATCAGTTTGTTGCACAACTCAGCTCATTTGCTCCAAAGCTATGGTTTATTTATGATAAAAATAGTTCTGATATAAATCCTTCAGACAATACAGTTATATCAGGCTGAAATTCTGCTTTTTTCACCCATTAACAGCAATATTCCAAATCGCTCCACATTTGTGTGCCCTTACTGTGGCGCTCGCAACTTGGACCAACAGGAACTAGTGAAGCACTGCATGGAAAACCATCGCAATGACACCAGCAAAGTGGTGAGTGTGTATTACTGGCTTCAACTGTACGCTACAATCTGATCTAGTGCAAACGGACAACAGGAAGGATGAAAGATTATTTGACTCCTGGGTTGTCTGTCACTTTAAGTCCTGTTTTGCTGTCATGCTTTCTGTGTTTTAAATGAAGTCATGATTTGTGCGTGGTGTTTTCCTGTGTCTTTTGTTTGTAGGTATGTCCAGTATGTTCAGCTATGCCGTGGGGCGACCCCAGTTACAAGAGCTCCAACTTCCTGCAGCATCTTCTCCACCGGCACAAGTTCTCCTATGAcacatttgtggtgagaagagcTCATATTTTACATTGCTACATCCTCAGTTTGTTCCACTCTGTTTCAAGCCTAGTCCTGCTTTGGCTTCGTTTGGTGCTATTTTAGATAGCTAAGAAAAAATAGACAAATTACCTAATCATATTGCGTCTATACTTAACATGAATTATTGTTTATAGACAGGGCCGTCCCAAGCATGGGACGGGGCCCAGGGCATGGTAGAGAATGCGGGGCCCATTCTTGtctgaatatactgtacaatgaatttttattttttatttaaatcagcataaattaaaggctgCACAACCAAGTAGAACCATGATGTATAGATACAGTACAatttacatcttttttttatgcattgtGGTAATgttaatgttccgggttcaatacaagttaagttcaatcaacagcatttgtggcataatgttaattaccacaaaaaaaaataatttccactcatccctcgtttattaataaatcacatttacaatggaagtgaatggggccagtccataaacaataaaaaacactgtttcaaaagtatagccaaaagatgtaaacattattcgtgttaacatgattttagtgtgacaaaatcacttacaaaccatatccgtgtaaagttgtatccaattttacaactttgttgtcatgacaacgtaacaTCGGTAAACCCTGTACTCTGATAAAAGCCGTAACaccggtaaatccctgattttatcacactttaatcatgttaacacatataatgtttacatcttgtggctatactttttaaacagtgac from Myxocyprinus asiaticus isolate MX2 ecotype Aquarium Trade chromosome 1, UBuf_Myxa_2, whole genome shotgun sequence carries:
- the LOC127445387 gene encoding E3 ubiquitin-protein ligase RNF166 isoform X2, coding for MPFDPKKVDKSSSVEKQLSSYKAPCRGCSKKVTLVKMRSHISSCTKVQEQMANCPKFMPVVPTSQPIPSNIPNRSTFVCPYCGARNLDQQELVKHCMENHRNDTSKVVCPVCSAMPWGDPSYKSSNFLQHLLHRHKFSYDTFVDYSIDEEAALQAALTLSLSEN
- the LOC127445387 gene encoding E3 ubiquitin-protein ligase RNF166 isoform X1 — translated: MMAMFRSFVSAAQIRQHQQQNGAAAAAPGESLESQFSCPICLEVYHKPVSIASCAHTFCGDCLQPCLQVTSPLCPLCRMPFDPKKVDKSSSVEKQLSSYKAPCRGCSKKVTLVKMRSHISSCTKVQEQMANCPKFMPVVPTSQPIPSNIPNRSTFVCPYCGARNLDQQELVKHCMENHRNDTSKVVCPVCSAMPWGDPSYKSSNFLQHLLHRHKFSYDTFVDYSIDEEAALQAALTLSLSEN